A genomic stretch from Syntrophorhabdaceae bacterium includes:
- a CDS encoding FAD-binding protein: MTKAIEELTDGVVETDFLIVGGGMVGMIAAIRARKNSRDLHITIVDKATMEYSGDGVGLDNFNQIPLHQEDVWAKDKGDDDVKKAVFGADRFKGLKQLKLEAKTMNNAYISQPILEEVGVNVREDDGSIQVIQGYRKGTVWGRVEYDDNGKPAEPWFGPMSRGSDLKMRLGTAVRKAGVSVFDRTMVTSLITKDGAAVGATAVDVRTGKFIVFKAKVVLLSTGGAARLYPYPWTTFPNNLFYTLMSPTLDGAGHIAALNAGAKLYSMEMNVVYNVSKGINHSSGGGACNWYFKMYNSKGEFLEDKYQDRVVTKAGGMIPGVNFLYSPNMKDNEYEKDVILSAKDKATPDEIAAVYFTAATEPTKALKFHKLAGGLTNEKPVECVTVLVGIGMASGGVLRENENSETGVKNLFAAGNVIGNAAGGSGGLTWGCLIADHVTELIPTQTQAKFGADQIRQIEEAKNWAFEPFQKQVRCAIHPLELENYVRNVNLNYVGIHRVKSKMEHAIELLRRARRTVPMLTAANPHELMRALEVQRVIDISELHVQSALIRNESRMIPIHYRDDYPDLDPAWDDIVVTAKKVGGEVKYNKEHLN; this comes from the coding sequence ATGACCAAAGCTATAGAGGAACTCACTGATGGTGTTGTTGAAACCGATTTTCTGATCGTAGGCGGCGGCATGGTAGGAATGATAGCTGCCATTCGAGCGAGAAAGAACAGCCGTGACCTGCATATTACCATAGTCGACAAAGCTACCATGGAATACAGCGGTGATGGAGTTGGGCTGGACAACTTTAACCAGATTCCGCTTCATCAGGAAGACGTTTGGGCAAAGGACAAAGGCGACGATGACGTGAAAAAGGCGGTCTTCGGTGCCGACAGGTTCAAAGGCCTTAAACAGTTGAAGCTTGAAGCGAAGACGATGAACAATGCCTATATATCTCAGCCGATCTTGGAGGAAGTAGGAGTGAATGTCCGAGAGGACGATGGCTCAATTCAGGTAATACAGGGATACAGAAAAGGAACTGTCTGGGGTCGGGTCGAGTATGACGACAATGGGAAGCCTGCGGAACCGTGGTTCGGCCCCATGTCCAGGGGAAGCGACCTTAAGATGAGGCTGGGAACCGCTGTCAGAAAGGCAGGCGTCAGTGTCTTTGACAGAACAATGGTGACAAGCCTGATTACCAAGGATGGCGCGGCTGTTGGTGCCACAGCAGTCGACGTGCGAACGGGCAAGTTTATAGTGTTCAAGGCAAAGGTTGTTCTCTTGTCGACGGGTGGGGCAGCGAGGCTCTATCCTTATCCGTGGACAACATTCCCAAATAATCTCTTTTATACGCTCATGTCGCCGACTCTGGACGGGGCAGGGCACATTGCGGCGCTCAACGCAGGTGCCAAGCTCTACAGTATGGAAATGAATGTAGTCTACAATGTATCAAAAGGAATAAACCACAGCAGCGGCGGCGGAGCCTGCAACTGGTATTTCAAGATGTACAACTCAAAAGGCGAGTTCCTCGAAGACAAGTATCAGGACAGAGTTGTTACCAAGGCGGGTGGCATGATTCCAGGTGTAAATTTTCTCTATTCACCCAACATGAAAGACAATGAATATGAAAAGGATGTGATCCTTTCAGCAAAGGACAAAGCCACGCCGGATGAGATTGCAGCGGTGTACTTTACAGCTGCTACAGAGCCGACAAAGGCGCTCAAGTTCCACAAACTTGCGGGAGGCCTGACGAATGAGAAACCGGTTGAATGTGTGACCGTTCTCGTGGGTATAGGCATGGCAAGCGGTGGTGTGCTGCGTGAGAACGAGAACTCGGAGACAGGCGTGAAGAACCTCTTTGCGGCCGGAAATGTTATCGGTAATGCCGCCGGTGGTTCGGGAGGACTGACCTGGGGCTGTCTGATCGCGGACCACGTTACTGAGTTGATCCCGACCCAAACACAGGCAAAGTTCGGTGCTGACCAAATCCGGCAGATAGAAGAAGCCAAAAACTGGGCTTTTGAACCATTTCAAAAACAGGTGAGATGTGCCATACACCCGCTGGAGTTGGAGAATTACGTAAGAAATGTTAACCTCAACTATGTTGGTATACACAGAGTCAAATCAAAAATGGAACATGCGATTGAATTACTAAGACGGGCCAGACGAACGGTCCCAATGTTGACCGCCGCCAATCCCCACGAACTCATGCGCGCTCTCGAAGTACAGCGGGTCATTGACATTTCGGAACTACACGTGCAGTCTGCGTTGATCCGGAATGAGAGCCGTATGATACCCATACATTATCGCGACGATTACCCGGACCTGGATCCTGCGTGGGATGATATCGTTGTAACTGCGAAGAAGGTTGGGGGCGAAGTTAAATACAACAAAGAGCATTTGAACTAA
- a CDS encoding ABC transporter ATP-binding protein has protein sequence MGQLLQITDLETHFYSSGKTTKALDGVSFEIEEGETFGLVGESGCGKSVTALSILRLIPDPPGKIVGGKILFKGRDLLEATEREIRSMRGKEISMIFQEPMTSLNPVFRIGQQVADVIRLHQGTGERASMQKAVEMLAKVHIPDAEDVARRFPHQLSGGMRQRVMIAMELSCRPSLLIADEPTTALDVTIQAQILELVREMRDELQTSILLITHDLGVVAELCDQVAVMYAGSIVERATVDKIFAGPKHPYTQGLWGAIPPVDEEKSVLSVIPGSVPDLSELPQGCKFHPRCSFRFDPCTRTRPPLIEGSPGHFVSCWLYTNHSTSGITREYGSYPAAGTSDANRTQLKG, from the coding sequence ATGGGACAACTTCTACAGATAACAGATTTGGAAACTCACTTCTACTCCTCGGGGAAAACAACCAAAGCGCTCGACGGAGTGAGCTTCGAGATCGAGGAGGGAGAGACCTTCGGGCTCGTGGGCGAATCGGGGTGCGGCAAGTCAGTTACGGCTCTCTCTATATTGCGGCTCATACCGGATCCGCCTGGCAAAATAGTTGGAGGAAAGATTCTCTTCAAGGGAAGGGACCTGCTCGAGGCCACCGAAAGAGAAATCCGCTCAATGAGAGGCAAAGAGATTTCCATGATCTTTCAGGAGCCTATGACTTCCCTGAATCCTGTGTTTCGAATCGGTCAACAGGTTGCAGACGTGATAAGGCTGCACCAGGGAACGGGAGAGCGCGCATCCATGCAAAAAGCCGTGGAGATGCTGGCAAAGGTCCACATCCCCGATGCGGAAGACGTAGCACGGCGGTTTCCGCACCAGTTAAGCGGGGGCATGAGACAGAGAGTGATGATAGCAATGGAATTATCCTGCCGGCCTTCTCTTCTTATTGCCGATGAGCCAACAACAGCGCTGGATGTGACCATACAGGCGCAGATTCTCGAGCTCGTTCGGGAAATGAGAGACGAACTGCAGACCTCAATCCTGCTCATTACCCACGATTTGGGAGTTGTTGCCGAGTTGTGCGATCAAGTGGCGGTGATGTACGCCGGCTCGATAGTTGAGCGCGCCACAGTGGACAAGATCTTTGCAGGTCCGAAACATCCGTATACCCAGGGCCTGTGGGGCGCCATTCCTCCCGTAGACGAGGAAAAATCGGTGCTTTCAGTCATACCAGGCAGCGTCCCTGATTTAAGTGAATTGCCCCAGGGTTGCAAGTTTCATCCCCGATGTTCTTTTCGGTTTGACCCGTGCACCCGTACCCGCCCCCCACTCATTGAAGGGTCACCGGGACACTTCGTATCATGCTGGCTGTACACGAATCATTCAACATCGGGCATTACGCGCGAATATGGATCTTATCCGGCTGCCGGGACGTCTGATGCGAATCGCACGCAGCTTAAGGGATAA
- a CDS encoding ABC transporter permease: MTRYIARRIVMLLPVLFGVSLISFALLHMVPGDPVTLLAGDQADQAFIQNLKKEYGLDKPLHVQYYQFISHVIRCDFGTSIRSHQPVAKLLRERFVFTAQLAFLSIIIAAFIGLIAGVISATRRYSIFDNLSMVGSLFGISMPIFWLALLLMLVFSVSLGWFPAGGKGTLKHLVLPAIALGASSSAVIARMTRASMLEVIRQDYIRTARANGFREIIVISKHALKNAMIPVITVFGLEFGYMLGGAVLTETVFSLPGLGRLMVDGIFQRDYPVVQGAMLLVATTFVVVNLITDIAYSFVDPRIRYE; this comes from the coding sequence ATGACACGTTACATTGCAAGAAGAATTGTCATGCTCCTGCCTGTGCTTTTCGGGGTATCGCTCATTTCTTTTGCCCTGCTTCATATGGTACCAGGAGATCCCGTAACCCTTCTTGCAGGCGATCAGGCCGATCAGGCGTTTATCCAGAACCTAAAAAAAGAATACGGACTGGACAAACCCCTCCACGTACAATATTACCAGTTCATATCCCATGTGATCCGTTGCGACTTCGGTACGTCCATCCGAAGTCACCAACCCGTTGCCAAACTGCTCAGAGAACGCTTCGTGTTTACGGCACAGCTAGCCTTCCTTTCGATCATCATCGCCGCCTTTATCGGCCTGATTGCAGGTGTAATATCGGCCACCAGGAGATATTCCATCTTTGACAACCTATCCATGGTCGGTTCTCTTTTCGGGATTTCCATGCCCATTTTCTGGCTTGCCCTGTTGCTGATGCTCGTCTTTTCCGTCTCTCTCGGGTGGTTCCCCGCAGGCGGAAAGGGAACGCTAAAACATCTCGTCCTTCCCGCTATTGCACTCGGCGCTTCGTCCTCCGCGGTCATAGCGCGTATGACCAGGGCTTCCATGTTGGAGGTGATCCGCCAGGACTATATCCGGACGGCCCGGGCTAATGGTTTCAGAGAAATAATTGTTATTTCGAAACATGCGCTGAAAAATGCCATGATCCCCGTAATCACGGTATTCGGACTGGAATTTGGATATATGCTTGGCGGCGCTGTGCTTACGGAAACCGTTTTTTCTCTGCCTGGATTAGGCAGGTTGATGGTGGATGGAATCTTTCAGAGGGACTACCCGGTTGTGCAGGGGGCCATGCTTCTTGTGGCGACAACGTTCGTAGTGGTGAACCTGATAACGGACATTGCCTATTCTTTTGTGGACCCGAGGATACGCTATGAATAA
- a CDS encoding ABC transporter permease has product MNKTSVVKTGQKREVWRRLKRNRAAVTGGVILLVFLVVSLLGPLIAPYPANEGDLTKRLEAPSRAHLLGTDALGRDLLSRVICGARISLEIQIAAVMIALIIGTIIGMIGGYYGGAIDHTIMRVMDILLAFPGIFLAIAIVAVLGTGLTNLIFAAGIYSIPQFARVVRGSVITLKEREFVEAARVAGETDTNILARYILPNSMAPLIVQTTLRMATVLLTASGLSFLGLGVQPPAPEWGAMLSNSRDYLVTAPHAAIVPGFAIMLVVMGFNLFGDGLRDSLDPRLRD; this is encoded by the coding sequence ATGAATAAAACGTCAGTGGTCAAGACAGGCCAGAAAAGAGAGGTCTGGCGCAGGCTCAAAAGAAACCGCGCCGCTGTGACGGGAGGGGTGATCCTTCTCGTCTTCCTTGTTGTCTCCCTTCTGGGACCGCTCATCGCTCCGTACCCTGCTAATGAAGGAGATCTGACGAAACGCCTCGAAGCCCCAAGCCGCGCGCATCTACTCGGAACAGATGCCCTCGGCAGAGATCTCTTAAGCCGGGTCATCTGTGGAGCCAGAATTTCCCTGGAGATTCAGATCGCTGCGGTCATGATAGCTCTGATTATAGGCACCATCATCGGGATGATCGGTGGATATTACGGCGGAGCGATCGATCATACTATCATGAGAGTAATGGACATCCTGCTCGCTTTCCCCGGAATCTTCCTGGCCATCGCCATTGTGGCGGTTCTGGGAACGGGCCTTACCAATCTAATATTCGCAGCCGGTATCTACTCGATTCCTCAATTTGCGCGGGTAGTTCGCGGGTCTGTCATTACGTTGAAGGAGCGCGAATTCGTGGAAGCGGCCCGCGTTGCAGGAGAAACAGACACCAATATACTGGCACGGTATATCCTGCCCAATTCCATGGCGCCGCTCATCGTGCAAACAACTTTGCGAATGGCCACAGTGCTTTTGACCGCATCAGGCCTGAGTTTCCTGGGATTGGGCGTCCAACCCCCGGCGCCGGAATGGGGGGCCATGCTTTCCAATTCGAGGGATTATCTGGTTACTGCGCCGCACGCAGCTATCGTGCCGGGGTTTGCAATTATGCTGGTAGTAATGGGGTTCAACCTTTTCGGGGACGGATTAAGGGATTCCCTGGATCCGCGACTTCGAGATTAG
- a CDS encoding IclR family transcriptional regulator has product MNASKTEGFYNKSLERALQILLSFKNERRSATLTEIARVARIPKSTSLRLCATLVEYGFLRLDEQTKEYSPGLSLFELGELVLESFSVSKIASPYLDKLQESVRQTLFIDVLRDDYLVHVDKREDLSSPIRFGLQVGRRRPPHYGAAGCVLMAYLPDDEVERLLEEFPLPESTKKSITDKDLFKERLGTIRSRGYAMEDGEVVDMISGVSAPIHDHTGAVVAALAVAYVSHSLSTEEAMRVVRETVATAGVISRAMGCPAP; this is encoded by the coding sequence ATGAACGCATCAAAAACAGAAGGCTTCTATAACAAATCGCTCGAAAGAGCATTGCAGATACTATTGAGTTTCAAGAATGAGCGGAGGTCTGCTACTCTCACAGAGATTGCGAGAGTCGCGAGAATTCCGAAGTCAACCTCCCTGAGGCTTTGTGCAACTCTTGTAGAATATGGCTTTTTGCGCCTTGATGAACAAACAAAGGAATACTCGCCGGGTCTCAGTCTTTTTGAACTCGGAGAGCTCGTGCTGGAGTCCTTTTCCGTTAGCAAAATTGCCTCTCCGTACTTGGACAAGCTCCAGGAATCCGTGCGGCAAACCCTGTTTATTGATGTTCTCCGCGACGATTATCTCGTCCACGTGGACAAGAGGGAGGACCTTTCGAGTCCGATACGATTTGGGCTCCAGGTGGGAAGAAGAAGACCACCACATTACGGCGCGGCCGGGTGCGTGCTCATGGCATATCTACCGGACGATGAAGTGGAGCGTTTATTGGAAGAATTTCCTCTCCCCGAATCGACGAAAAAGTCAATAACAGACAAGGATCTCTTCAAAGAAAGACTGGGAACTATCCGCTCTCGGGGGTACGCAATGGAGGACGGAGAAGTGGTGGATATGATTAGTGGGGTGAGCGCTCCAATCCACGATCATACAGGAGCGGTTGTGGCTGCCCTTGCTGTGGCCTACGTTTCTCATTCTTTGAGCACTGAAGAAGCAATGAGAGTTGTAAGAGAAACAGTTGCGACTGCCGGTGTGATCTCCCGGGCTATGGGATGCCCCGCTCCGTAA
- a CDS encoding glutathione ABC transporter substrate-binding protein, with protein sequence MKRFLSSVVLIVLMLMCMVCFSSPVMAEAGKKTLVYAASADPDSLDPANALGNPSEAADRMIYENLVRFDEKLKLVPGLATEWKQAKDGMSWTFSLRKGVKFHDGTPFNAEAVKTFFERMIGPEKPARASLFAPYVQSVEVLNDYSIKVNMKMRCSFFTNNLAHSASGIISPAALKTYGKEIGRHPVGTGPFKLVEWVFGDHLTLARNNDYWAGKAGLDEIIVKTVKEDSSRVMMLQSGDADLIVNIPSEDIARLEKNPKIKLDSTDTLKVLFLGMNCSKKPFNDTKVRQALAYAIDKETIAKSLYNGGGSAVPSIVAPPTTGYFPVKGLGYDPQKAKNLLKVAGYPNGLKVNLWTPQGRYPKDFELAQAIQQQLKKIGVEVNIQAMEWAAFLAATGKAPEQADVELFIMGWSPSTAEIGYTFTMFTTSTIVPNGNNRLLYSSKEFDGIVLKFLQATTKEQMNKYLKAAQEYLANEVPCVPLIRTRLTIGYAKNLKGVINSPLELTYADYKTTFEK encoded by the coding sequence ATGAAACGCTTTCTTAGCTCGGTCGTTTTAATCGTTCTGATGTTAATGTGTATGGTTTGTTTCTCGTCCCCGGTTATGGCTGAGGCTGGTAAGAAAACACTCGTCTATGCGGCGAGTGCGGACCCTGACAGCCTTGACCCGGCAAATGCTCTCGGAAATCCTTCTGAGGCAGCTGACCGCATGATCTACGAAAATCTCGTGCGGTTCGATGAAAAATTAAAGCTTGTGCCTGGGCTTGCCACGGAATGGAAGCAGGCTAAAGATGGTATGTCATGGACCTTCTCGTTAAGAAAGGGCGTAAAGTTCCACGATGGAACGCCTTTTAACGCTGAGGCCGTAAAGACCTTCTTCGAAAGAATGATCGGACCTGAAAAACCGGCACGGGCAAGTCTCTTCGCTCCCTACGTGCAGTCGGTTGAAGTGCTCAACGATTACAGCATCAAGGTGAACATGAAAATGCGCTGCTCTTTCTTCACCAATAATCTGGCTCACAGCGCCTCGGGAATTATCAGCCCCGCCGCACTCAAGACCTATGGAAAAGAGATTGGCCGTCATCCTGTGGGCACAGGCCCTTTCAAACTTGTTGAATGGGTTTTCGGCGATCATCTGACATTGGCCCGAAACAACGATTACTGGGCGGGAAAGGCAGGCCTTGACGAGATCATCGTGAAGACCGTGAAAGAAGACAGCTCCAGGGTCATGATGCTCCAGTCCGGCGATGCCGACCTTATCGTGAATATCCCTTCGGAGGATATAGCGAGGCTCGAGAAGAATCCAAAAATAAAACTCGATTCAACGGATACCCTGAAAGTCCTTTTTCTGGGCATGAACTGCAGCAAGAAACCTTTCAATGATACAAAAGTCCGGCAAGCGTTAGCCTACGCAATCGATAAAGAGACCATTGCAAAAAGTCTTTACAATGGTGGCGGCTCCGCGGTTCCGAGTATTGTCGCACCTCCCACCACAGGTTATTTTCCCGTGAAAGGTCTGGGGTATGACCCTCAGAAGGCGAAGAATCTCCTTAAGGTCGCGGGTTATCCTAACGGGCTCAAGGTTAATCTCTGGACGCCCCAGGGCAGGTATCCAAAGGATTTTGAGTTGGCGCAGGCCATTCAGCAGCAACTGAAAAAGATTGGCGTGGAAGTAAACATTCAGGCCATGGAATGGGCCGCCTTCCTGGCTGCCACCGGTAAAGCTCCGGAACAGGCCGATGTGGAACTTTTTATTATGGGATGGTCTCCTTCCACTGCGGAAATAGGATATACTTTTACGATGTTTACGACGAGCACGATCGTGCCGAATGGCAATAACCGCCTCCTCTACTCCAGTAAAGAGTTTGACGGCATCGTACTCAAATTCCTCCAGGCTACCACCAAGGAACAGATGAACAAATATCTCAAGGCCGCCCAGGAATACCTGGCTAACGAAGTTCCCTGTGTCCCGCTCATCAGAACCAGATTGACTATCGGGTATGCGAAGAACCTTAAGGGCGTTATCAATTCGCCATTGGAACTCACCTATGCGGACTATAAGACGACCTTTGAGAAATAA
- a CDS encoding dipeptide ABC transporter ATP-binding protein codes for MTEHLLDVIGLKKHFAIDRGWGAQNKAFVRAVDGVDFSIDQGRTLGLVGESGCGKTTVGRLILKLIEPTEGKIVFDNRDLTGVDAKNMRPLRRSMQFIFQDPFASLNPRMTIGEIVGRPMEIHHLVQRSERDEQVCSLLEAVGLRRDQFSRYPHEFSGGQRQRIGIARALATKPKLVVADEPTSALDVSVQAQILNLMKDLQEKLGLAYLFISHNIGVIRHISDRVGVMYLGRIVEMADKASFFKAPAHPYSRALLNAVPSLHVGTPKKRVLLQGDVPSPINPPPGCPFHNRCPNVLSVCRDEETIFKQIEEGHWVACHLYQ; via the coding sequence ATGACTGAACATCTTCTCGACGTAATCGGTCTCAAAAAACATTTTGCCATCGATAGAGGTTGGGGGGCGCAAAACAAGGCATTTGTGCGGGCCGTTGATGGGGTTGACTTCTCAATAGACCAGGGAAGAACGTTGGGCCTGGTGGGTGAATCAGGATGCGGCAAGACTACCGTAGGAAGGCTAATCCTCAAACTGATTGAGCCTACCGAAGGAAAGATTGTTTTCGATAACAGAGATCTTACCGGGGTCGACGCCAAGAACATGCGTCCCTTGAGACGTTCCATGCAATTCATCTTCCAGGACCCTTTTGCGTCGTTGAACCCGAGAATGACGATCGGCGAGATTGTCGGGCGTCCCATGGAGATCCACCATCTGGTCCAAAGATCAGAAAGAGACGAGCAGGTTTGCAGCCTGTTGGAAGCAGTCGGGTTACGAAGAGATCAGTTCAGCAGATATCCGCACGAATTCTCGGGCGGGCAACGGCAAAGAATTGGAATCGCTCGGGCGCTGGCCACAAAACCAAAACTGGTCGTGGCTGACGAACCGACCTCGGCGCTCGATGTTTCCGTTCAGGCGCAGATCCTCAACCTCATGAAAGATCTGCAAGAAAAACTCGGCCTCGCGTATCTGTTCATTTCGCACAATATTGGTGTGATCCGGCACATCAGTGATCGTGTGGGGGTGATGTATCTCGGCAGAATCGTAGAAATGGCGGACAAAGCCAGCTTTTTCAAGGCTCCGGCGCACCCTTACAGCCGGGCATTGTTGAATGCCGTTCCTTCATTGCACGTTGGCACACCGAAAAAAAGAGTACTGCTGCAGGGTGATGTGCCGAGCCCGATCAATCCTCCGCCGGGATGTCCATTCCATAACCGATGCCCAAACGTTCTCTCGGTCTGCAGAGACGAAGAGACCATATTCAAGCAGATTGAAGAGGGCCATTGGGTGGCCTGTCATCTGTATCAATAA
- a CDS encoding 4Fe-4S binding protein yields the protein MHKTEVSYGPKIDYKHCNGCGVCYRHCPLDIFGWDKEKQMPFVAYGAECSCCCFCEIMCSEVAIDVQLPLHQMLDFGIEPTILDDVEYKFLNK from the coding sequence ATGCACAAGACTGAGGTAAGTTATGGACCCAAAATAGACTATAAGCACTGCAACGGATGCGGTGTTTGTTATCGGCATTGCCCCCTGGATATCTTTGGTTGGGACAAAGAGAAACAGATGCCCTTCGTTGCTTACGGGGCGGAGTGCTCATGCTGCTGCTTCTGCGAGATTATGTGTTCCGAAGTCGCCATAGATGTCCAGCTTCCGCTACATCAGATGCTCGACTTCGGCATCGAACCCACAATTCTGGACGATGTTGAGTATAAGTTTCTAAACAAATGA